The stretch of DNA CCTAGTTCAGGTAGCTTGCTTGGACCAAAAATAATCAAAGCTAATATAAGGATTAGGATTAAACCTGGAATGCCGATATTTGTAAACATATTGATTAACCTCTTTTCAGACTTATATTGTTAGAATGTGAATTCCTTTATGTTCTGAGATGCAGTTTGTAACACAAATTCCACACCCCGTACAGTGATCATCGCTAATCATTGGTTTTCCCTCAATTAATTCAATGGCACCATTTACTGGACATGAACGAAAACAGTAATCGCACATAACCTCTTTGAATGAAATGCAGCTTTTATCAAGAATCGCGGCCTTTCCAATTGATGGATCTTCTAAAAAACATGTTATACTTAGTGCATCAGTTGGGCATACATCTACACATTTTCGGCAAAATGTACACGGGTTCTCATTCGGATTCAAAAAAGGGGTATTTATAAGCTTGGCTCCATCAGTTATAGTGAATAGACTAATAACTTTCTCTGGACAGATATCTTTGCATTTTCCACATCTGCTGCATGAAGTTAAAAACTCTAGTTCATTACGTGCGCCGGGTGGTCTGAAAAAATCTCTTTCCTGCTCAATCTGTGTTCCGATAAAATTACCTAAAAAACCAACAGTTGCTCCCAAATTAATGGAGAGAAACTGCCTTCTGTTTACTTTTCCATTCATTTGTTGCCAACTGCTTCTTGATAAGCAGGTTCCTCTTCAAAATTACTATAAGCCAAACATATTGTAAGAATGCCATTAATTGGTTTAAACGTTTCAGCAATTTCAAAGCTTTTGCTAATGGTTTCTGCTTCTATTGTCAGAACGATCTTGAAATCATCTTCAATATGATGTACTTCAACTCCATCAATTTCTCGTAAAGCTTCTGCCGCTTTATATGCTTCTCCTGGAATCGTTTCAATATAAATACCTGATATTACCATGCTAATCCCCCAGCTTTCCTTTGAATTTTGAGAATTCCCTTATGCTGTAAATTTATTATTCTTTGTCATTAAACGCTGATTTACTATCATTTTGTGTGGCGTGGCATTGCTGACAATTATCTCTAAATATTGTTCCTTTCGTATCCTCATCATAAAAATGGTTTGGTGGTGGAGTTGGAGCCCCTGTTTCTGGAACAGCATGACAGGTCATACAGCTTTCATGATGAAGTTCTGGATTCCAGCGATCAATATGATCAGCTGGCTGCATCGGCGGAGCACCTAGTAAGACCATCGTTGCAGAAGCCTCTCTGCCTTCCTCAGTTAGTTGAGGAACAGTTACAATTTCCTTCGTATCTGCACTTTTTACATCAGTATCTGTTGTTTGTGTTGAATATAATTTTGTAGAGCCAATTGCGACCGAAACGACTAGTATGAACGCAACAACAAATAAAATCTCTTTGCTTCTCATAATTCCACCTCAATCCTTATGCTTTCACGATTTTAACTGCACATTTTTTATAATCAGGCTGCTTAGAAATCGGACAATAGCAATCTAATGTAACAAGATTAATTAATGTTTCTTCAGCAAAGAAAGGTACATATACAAGTCCCTGAGGAGGATTTCCTCTCCCTTTTGTAGTGGCCTTCACTTGAACTTCTCCACGTCTCGAAACTACTTTTACCATATCTCCGTTTTGAATCCCCATCGTTTCTGCGTCCTTTGGATGTATTTCACAGAATGCTTCTGGTACAGCGCGGTGAAGTTCGGGCACACGCCTAGTCATTGAACCGCTGTGCCAGTGCTCGAGTACACGTCCAGTACAAAGCCAGAAAGGATATTCTGCATCAGGTATCTCAGCAGCATCTTCAAACGGACGAAAAAT from Cytobacillus dafuensis encodes:
- a CDS encoding 4Fe-4S dicluster domain-containing protein, whose product is MNGKVNRRQFLSINLGATVGFLGNFIGTQIEQERDFFRPPGARNELEFLTSCSRCGKCKDICPEKVISLFTITDGAKLINTPFLNPNENPCTFCRKCVDVCPTDALSITCFLEDPSIGKAAILDKSCISFKEVMCDYCFRSCPVNGAIELIEGKPMISDDHCTGCGICVTNCISEHKGIHILTI
- a CDS encoding chaperone NapD, which produces MVISGIYIETIPGEAYKAAEALREIDGVEVHHIEDDFKIVLTIEAETISKSFEIAETFKPINGILTICLAYSNFEEEPAYQEAVGNK
- a CDS encoding nitrate reductase cytochrome c-type subunit, which produces MRSKEILFVVAFILVVSVAIGSTKLYSTQTTDTDVKSADTKEIVTVPQLTEEGREASATMVLLGAPPMQPADHIDRWNPELHHESCMTCHAVPETGAPTPPPNHFYDEDTKGTIFRDNCQQCHATQNDSKSAFNDKE